A stretch of the Thiomicrospira pelophila DSM 1534 genome encodes the following:
- the map gene encoding type I methionyl aminopeptidase: MSIILKTPQQVEKMRVAGRLAADVLEMLTPLVQPGVTTEELNQKAHDYMTQVQGTVPATLGYHGFTKSICTSINQVVCHGIPSDKKLKKGDIINIDVTVIKDGFHGDTSMMFEVGKVAPFASRLCRIAHECLWKGIQQVKPSATLYDVALAIEQHAHANDCSVVKEYCGHGIGADFHEEPQVLHYSSQEQKQVVLKPGMTFTIEPMINLGRPEVKLLGDGWTVVTKDRTLSAQWEHTLLVTETGYEVFTLRTGEKPLL, translated from the coding sequence ATGAGTATTATCTTAAAAACCCCACAACAAGTTGAAAAAATGCGCGTAGCCGGCCGCTTAGCAGCTGACGTGCTTGAAATGTTAACCCCCCTTGTACAGCCTGGCGTTACAACAGAAGAACTTAATCAAAAAGCACATGACTATATGACTCAAGTACAAGGTACCGTTCCGGCCACCCTGGGTTATCATGGCTTTACGAAGTCCATCTGCACCTCCATTAACCAAGTAGTCTGCCATGGCATCCCCAGTGATAAAAAACTAAAAAAAGGTGACATTATTAATATTGATGTCACTGTGATTAAAGATGGGTTCCATGGTGACACCAGCATGATGTTTGAAGTTGGCAAAGTCGCGCCTTTTGCTTCTCGTCTATGTCGGATAGCGCATGAGTGTTTATGGAAAGGCATTCAACAGGTAAAACCAAGCGCTACACTTTATGATGTCGCGCTTGCAATTGAACAACACGCTCATGCCAACGATTGTTCAGTTGTAAAAGAATACTGCGGGCATGGTATTGGTGCGGATTTTCATGAAGAACCTCAGGTCCTACACTACAGCTCTCAAGAACAAAAACAAGTCGTACTAAAGCCTGGTATGACGTTTACCATTGAACCCATGATTAATCTAGGTCGCCCAGAGGTCAAGCTATTAGGTGACGGCTGGACAGTCGTGACTAAAGACCGCACGCTATCAGCTCAATGGGAACATACCTTACTTGTAACCGAAACTGGCTATGAAGTATTCACTTTAAGAACTGGTGAGAAACCTCTTTTATAG
- the rpsB gene encoding 30S ribosomal protein S2, whose protein sequence is MAKVTMRQMLEAGCHFGHQTRYWNPKMGQYIFGARNKIHIVNLEKTLPMFNDALNFAGSVVANKGKVLFVGTKRAARDLVAEQATRCGMPYVNHRWLGGMLTNFKTIKQSIKRLKELEAMQQDGTFDKITKREALTLTRELEKLELSLGGIKDMRAMPDAIFVIDTGNEDIAILEAKKLGIPVIGVVDTNNNPDGVDYVIPGNDDALRAIKLYLESMADTVMEAKASITTASAADEFVEAVETEEKAV, encoded by the coding sequence ATGGCAAAAGTAACAATGCGTCAAATGCTTGAAGCGGGCTGTCACTTTGGACACCAAACCCGTTATTGGAACCCTAAAATGGGTCAATATATCTTTGGTGCTCGTAATAAAATTCATATTGTAAACCTTGAAAAAACCCTTCCTATGTTCAACGATGCATTGAACTTTGCAGGTTCGGTTGTTGCTAATAAGGGCAAGGTTTTATTTGTAGGTACTAAGCGCGCCGCGCGTGATTTAGTTGCTGAGCAGGCTACTCGTTGTGGTATGCCTTATGTAAACCACCGTTGGTTGGGTGGTATGTTGACTAACTTCAAAACTATTAAGCAGTCTATTAAGCGTTTGAAAGAGCTTGAAGCCATGCAACAGGATGGTACCTTCGATAAAATCACTAAGCGTGAAGCTCTGACACTAACTCGTGAATTAGAAAAGTTAGAATTGTCTTTGGGTGGTATTAAAGACATGCGCGCTATGCCTGATGCTATCTTTGTTATCGATACCGGTAATGAAGATATTGCTATTTTGGAAGCGAAAAAGTTAGGTATTCCGGTTATTGGTGTGGTTGATACTAATAACAACCCAGATGGTGTGGATTATGTTATCCCTGGTAATGATGATGCATTGCGTGCAATCAAACTATATTTAGAATCTATGGCTGACACGGTAATGGAGGCGAAAGCTAGCATTACAACCGCTTCTGCAGCGGATGAGTTTGTTGAAGCGGTAGAGACGGAAGAAAAAGCCGTTTAA
- the tsf gene encoding translation elongation factor Ts → MAVSAAMVKELRERTGAGMMDCKKALDETQGDLDAAIEFLRVKGMAGADKKAGRVAAEGVIAIAISDDKKKAAIAEVNCETDFVAKGEDFQAFANGVAKVVLEKGFTSVEDLEKETLESGKTIDETRRALIAKIGENMQIRRVEIVETSSGEIGSYQHGEKIGVVVAMNNGDEALIRDVAMHVAATKPQAISADDVDQEMLNKEREILTDQAKESGKPMEIIEKMIDGRIRKYLEEITLLGQPFVKDPDQTVEKLLKANDASVTRFIRLEVGEGIEKEVLNFADEVAAAAAAARG, encoded by the coding sequence ATGGCAGTTTCTGCAGCGATGGTAAAAGAATTGCGCGAAAGAACGGGCGCAGGCATGATGGATTGTAAAAAAGCCTTGGATGAAACACAGGGTGACTTGGATGCAGCAATTGAGTTTTTGCGCGTCAAAGGTATGGCAGGGGCGGATAAAAAAGCCGGTCGTGTTGCTGCTGAAGGCGTAATCGCGATTGCAATTTCGGATGATAAGAAAAAAGCGGCGATCGCAGAAGTTAACTGTGAAACGGATTTCGTTGCAAAAGGTGAAGACTTCCAGGCGTTTGCAAATGGTGTGGCTAAAGTGGTACTTGAAAAAGGCTTCACAAGTGTTGAAGACCTTGAGAAAGAAACCCTTGAATCGGGCAAAACCATTGATGAAACTCGTCGTGCATTGATCGCTAAAATTGGTGAAAACATGCAAATTCGTCGTGTTGAAATCGTTGAAACTTCAAGTGGCGAAATTGGTAGCTATCAGCACGGCGAAAAAATTGGTGTTGTGGTTGCGATGAATAACGGTGACGAAGCCCTTATTCGCGATGTTGCGATGCATGTTGCCGCGACGAAGCCACAAGCCATTTCAGCTGACGATGTGGATCAAGAAATGCTTAATAAAGAGCGTGAAATCTTGACTGATCAAGCTAAAGAAAGTGGTAAGCCAATGGAAATCATTGAGAAAATGATTGATGGTCGTATTCGAAAGTATTTAGAAGAGATTACCTTGTTAGGTCAGCCTTTTGTTAAGGATCCTGACCAGACAGTAGAAAAACTATTGAAAGCAAATGATGCTTCAGTAACACGTTTCATTCGCCTAGAAGTGGGTGAAGGTATCGAGAAAGAAGTATTAAACTTCGCAGACGAAGTAGCCGCCGCCGCCGCCGCAGCACGAGGTTAA
- the pyrH gene encoding UMP kinase: protein MKLKYSRILLKFSGEVLMGKADFGWDMSVLQQVAEQVKAIREQGVEVAIVVGGGNVFRGGQVQSKSIQRSTADQMGMMATVMNGLALRDVFESIGLKSRIMSANAVEGVAEGFNANHAQKCLASGEVLVFAGGTGNPFFTTDTAAALRGIEVGADVVLKATKVDGIYDSDPKKNPQAIRFSQLSYSDVIQQNLQVMDLAAFALCRDHAMPIRVFDMLKDGALNRILLGEDEGTLVTTGD from the coding sequence ATGAAACTAAAGTACTCTCGAATTTTATTGAAATTTAGCGGCGAAGTCCTAATGGGGAAAGCGGACTTTGGTTGGGATATGTCTGTTTTACAGCAGGTAGCCGAACAAGTTAAAGCGATTCGCGAGCAGGGTGTTGAGGTCGCTATCGTTGTTGGCGGAGGTAACGTGTTCCGTGGCGGGCAGGTTCAATCCAAGTCAATTCAACGTAGTACTGCTGACCAGATGGGTATGATGGCTACGGTTATGAACGGTCTAGCACTGCGAGATGTTTTTGAAAGTATTGGTTTGAAAAGCCGCATTATGAGCGCGAATGCGGTTGAGGGTGTAGCTGAAGGTTTTAATGCTAACCACGCACAAAAGTGTTTGGCAAGTGGCGAGGTTTTAGTGTTCGCTGGCGGAACGGGAAATCCCTTTTTCACTACTGATACAGCCGCGGCGCTTCGTGGCATTGAAGTCGGTGCTGATGTTGTGCTTAAAGCAACCAAAGTCGATGGTATTTACGATTCAGATCCGAAGAAGAATCCACAAGCGATTCGATTCTCTCAGTTGAGCTACTCAGACGTTATCCAACAGAATTTACAGGTGATGGACTTGGCCGCTTTTGCCTTGTGCCGTGACCATGCAATGCCCATACGCGTGTTTGATATGTTAAAAGACGGCGCGCTTAATCGAATTTTACTAGGTGAAGATGAAGGCACGCTAGTAACGACAGGAGACTAA
- the frr gene encoding ribosome recycling factor, producing MLKDIRDDAKNRMQKSLETLESNFAKIRTGRAHPSILDSVMVDYYGSDVPISQVANINVEDARTLTVQPWEAPMLQKVEKAIMISDLGVNPVVHGNMMRIPMPMLTEERRKEFAKVARTEAEHARVAIRNIRRDANGDVKTLLKDKEITEDEAHRSDDDIQKLTDEFVGKIDKLLADKEATLLEI from the coding sequence ATGTTAAAAGACATTCGTGATGATGCGAAAAATAGAATGCAAAAGTCACTTGAAACTTTAGAAAGTAACTTTGCAAAAATCCGCACAGGCCGCGCGCATCCAAGTATTTTGGATTCGGTGATGGTGGATTATTACGGTTCAGATGTACCGATTAGTCAGGTGGCCAATATAAACGTTGAAGATGCGCGTACCTTGACGGTTCAGCCTTGGGAAGCCCCGATGCTTCAAAAGGTAGAAAAAGCGATTATGATTTCTGATTTGGGTGTTAACCCGGTTGTGCATGGCAATATGATGCGTATCCCAATGCCAATGTTGACCGAGGAACGCCGTAAAGAGTTCGCCAAGGTTGCACGAACTGAGGCTGAACATGCGCGTGTCGCAATTCGTAATATTCGTCGAGATGCAAATGGCGATGTGAAAACTTTGTTAAAAGACAAAGAAATCACAGAAGACGAGGCGCATCGCTCGGATGATGATATTCAAAAGTTAACGGATGAGTTTGTCGGTAAAATCGATAAACTACTTGCCGATAAAGAAGCGACATTATTGGAAATATAA
- the uppS gene encoding polyprenyl diphosphate synthase, which translates to MDGNGRWAKKRFLPRYIGHQKGRNAVRKVVAHCAKRGVKALTLFAFSTENWRRPQDEVSKLMDLFLQALQKEVGKLHENNVRLRVIGDRAGFSETIQSHILQAEQLTQANTGLALNIAANYGGRWDVLEAIKAWQVAHPNQTPADLTEADLAPYLCLAELPEPDLLIRTGGEQRISNFLIWQMAYAEFYFTDTLWPDFNEASLDEAINSFARRERRFGQTSEQIS; encoded by the coding sequence ATGGATGGTAACGGTCGTTGGGCAAAAAAACGGTTTTTACCGCGTTATATCGGCCACCAAAAAGGTCGTAATGCGGTTCGTAAGGTGGTGGCTCATTGTGCCAAACGTGGTGTAAAAGCCTTGACTTTATTTGCTTTCAGTACTGAAAATTGGCGTCGGCCGCAGGATGAGGTGAGTAAGTTGATGGATTTATTTTTGCAGGCTTTGCAAAAAGAGGTCGGCAAGTTGCACGAAAATAACGTGCGTTTGCGTGTTATCGGCGATCGTGCGGGTTTCAGTGAAACGATTCAGTCTCATATTCTCCAGGCCGAACAGCTTACTCAGGCCAATACGGGTTTAGCACTTAATATTGCGGCTAACTATGGTGGACGTTGGGATGTTCTGGAAGCCATCAAAGCATGGCAGGTTGCCCATCCAAATCAAACACCAGCCGATCTTACCGAAGCTGATTTAGCCCCTTATTTATGTTTAGCTGAATTGCCAGAGCCAGACCTTTTAATACGCACCGGTGGCGAACAGCGCATAAGCAATTTTTTGATTTGGCAAATGGCTTATGCTGAATTCTATTTTACCGATACCTTGTGGCCTGATTTTAACGAGGCCAGCCTAGACGAAGCGATTAATTCCTTTGCTCGAAGAGAACGTCGTTTTGGCCAAACCAGTGAGCAAATTTCCTAA
- a CDS encoding phosphatidate cytidylyltransferase, giving the protein MLKQRLITALVLIVVSLWALFGAEPLVWQSAVTLIAMIGAWEWTQFMRLENRIIKLAFSAVTAGLIVLGLVFDLQNWIVYLAMLQLLIVVYMVTRFQLSEGQVGLSHRLFVGLVGLLFLVSFAWSLIWLRDAYSAWVVLFSMAMIWVMDSGAYFAGRRFGRHKLAPHVSPGKTWEGVLGGVVLVGLVSVLVWFEWAQAFYTPGLVVFVVLSSLIAALSVYGDLFESLLKRQVNIKDSGKILPGHGGVLDRIDSLLLALPLFWVFWSFT; this is encoded by the coding sequence ATGTTAAAGCAAAGACTGATCACCGCCTTGGTGTTAATTGTGGTTTCTTTATGGGCCTTATTTGGTGCTGAGCCACTTGTTTGGCAATCGGCGGTTACTTTGATCGCCATGATAGGTGCTTGGGAATGGACGCAGTTTATGCGCCTAGAAAATCGAATAATAAAATTAGCTTTCAGTGCTGTGACGGCTGGATTAATTGTTCTGGGTCTAGTATTTGATCTGCAAAATTGGATTGTTTACTTGGCGATGCTTCAGTTACTGATTGTTGTCTATATGGTAACAAGATTTCAATTGAGTGAAGGTCAAGTGGGTCTGAGTCATCGCTTGTTTGTGGGCTTAGTTGGATTATTGTTTCTGGTCAGTTTTGCATGGTCACTGATATGGCTAAGAGACGCTTATTCGGCTTGGGTTGTTTTATTTAGTATGGCGATGATTTGGGTGATGGACTCAGGCGCTTATTTTGCAGGTCGGCGTTTTGGTCGTCATAAACTCGCACCCCATGTCAGTCCAGGCAAAACCTGGGAAGGTGTCTTGGGCGGTGTGGTTCTAGTTGGTTTGGTTTCAGTGTTGGTTTGGTTTGAATGGGCGCAAGCTTTTTACACGCCAGGCCTGGTTGTGTTTGTAGTATTAAGTAGTTTGATTGCTGCATTATCGGTTTATGGTGATTTGTTTGAAAGCCTGCTAAAACGCCAAGTTAACATAAAAGACAGTGGCAAAATCTTGCCCGGTCATGGCGGGGTACTGGATCGTATTGATAGTTTATTATTGGCATTGCCATTGTTTTGGGTGTTTTGGTCGTTTACGTGA
- the rseP gene encoding RIP metalloprotease RseP, with product MTILWAVLGFSLLIGVLVTIHEWGHFAVARFFNVKVLTFSIGFGRAIYKKQRGETQYQIGLIPLGGYVKFLDERVDSVAEHEKARAFNQQSVYKRFAIVLAGPIINLIFAWLLFAVINMIGVSNLKPLFETPTNNSPLASAMTDLDGDHQAWWLVEVDHQPVSSWPRVQQAVLQGLVHDKASVTLSLQPFGTKADEQVNNQLVELPLSGLDLNNVKSNWLGELGFRPKPPNLAPLIDEVLDGSPAFKAGLQSGDRITAVNGQVINDWQALVRFVRLHPNESHLISYQRNQAQYDVMVRFEGVEQSGEQIGRLGASVDQTQLQQSEYYAIERYGVLGAFEQGLHQSVNLLNMTLVMFKKMLFGEVGLAHLSGPLSIADFSGQALQSGFISFLSLMALLSLSLGVLNLLPIPMLDGGHLMYYLVEMVRGRPVSERVEEIGYRIGLTLIVGLTILAFTNDLVRITNG from the coding sequence ATGACGATTTTATGGGCGGTGCTGGGCTTTAGTTTACTAATTGGCGTATTGGTGACGATACATGAATGGGGACATTTTGCTGTCGCACGCTTTTTTAACGTCAAAGTATTAACCTTTTCAATCGGATTTGGGCGTGCCATATATAAAAAACAGCGCGGTGAAACTCAATACCAAATCGGCCTGATTCCACTCGGTGGTTATGTTAAGTTTTTAGATGAGAGAGTTGACTCGGTTGCCGAACATGAAAAGGCGCGGGCTTTTAATCAGCAATCGGTTTATAAGCGTTTTGCGATCGTTTTGGCCGGCCCCATTATTAACTTAATCTTTGCTTGGTTGCTGTTTGCAGTGATTAATATGATCGGTGTCAGCAATTTAAAACCGTTATTTGAAACACCAACTAACAATTCACCTTTGGCTTCAGCGATGACAGATTTAGATGGTGACCACCAGGCCTGGTGGTTGGTTGAAGTGGACCATCAACCTGTCTCCAGTTGGCCACGCGTGCAACAAGCTGTTTTGCAAGGCTTGGTGCATGATAAAGCCAGCGTAACTTTATCATTGCAACCTTTTGGTACTAAAGCCGATGAACAGGTCAACAATCAGCTGGTTGAACTCCCTTTGTCTGGTTTGGATCTTAATAATGTCAAATCGAACTGGTTAGGTGAGTTGGGGTTTAGGCCAAAACCTCCCAATTTAGCGCCTTTGATTGATGAGGTGTTAGACGGTTCGCCGGCTTTTAAAGCGGGCTTACAGTCAGGGGATCGTATTACTGCGGTTAATGGCCAAGTCATAAATGATTGGCAAGCTTTAGTCCGCTTTGTGCGCTTGCATCCAAATGAATCACATTTGATCTCCTATCAACGAAACCAAGCTCAGTATGATGTGATGGTTAGGTTTGAAGGTGTTGAGCAGTCTGGCGAACAAATAGGGCGTTTAGGTGCATCAGTTGACCAAACCCAGCTACAGCAGAGTGAATATTATGCGATTGAACGTTATGGTGTATTAGGCGCTTTTGAACAAGGCTTGCATCAGTCAGTTAACTTATTAAACATGACCTTGGTGATGTTCAAAAAAATGCTGTTTGGCGAAGTTGGACTCGCTCATTTGTCGGGGCCTTTAAGCATTGCCGATTTTTCAGGACAAGCCTTGCAGTCTGGTTTTATTAGTTTTTTAAGCTTGATGGCGCTGTTGAGTTTAAGTTTAGGGGTTTTGAATTTATTGCCTATTCCTATGTTGGATGGTGGGCACTTAATGTATTACTTGGTTGAAATGGTACGCGGTCGCCCAGTAAGTGAGCGCGTTGAAGAAATTGGTTATCGTATTGGATTGACATTAATCGTCGGTCTAACCATTTTGGCTTTTACGAATGACTTGGTCAGAATTACAAATGGATAG